A region of the Primulina eburnea isolate SZY01 chromosome 7, ASM2296580v1, whole genome shotgun sequence genome:
TtcatttactctgattttattTGAATTACTTCATGTTGTTTAAACAAGTACCTGTTGCTAGCTcttttaaatttcaaatatttagacAAACATTTTACTTGTATTTCATTTGAGAGATTATTACTTAtttaaggaaaaaaatttatttttcacaaattttGAGTAGTtttaaagtacggtacgttacataaTGAATCCTTacttgttgagatcaagtgtgcATGGTGTGATTCTTATAGCCGATGTCCAGTCATCTATGATATATTCTCTTTTTTTGAAATCCAacacatcaaggttaagcataatcTCATAAGAATGTATTGGTTCTAAAACAGACTTCCCATAAGGTGTTTGGTACAAAagaatttgatttctccttgaCCTTGTTTCTGTTAGCTGTGTTTCTTCACCTACATGGAAATCTTTTGGGGTCGTCCTCTCATATTTGCATTATGAGATCTTACAATTTCATTTGGTGGTTTATGGGAAGATGACCAAGTTATTGAGGGAGGTTCGCCACCTGTTGTAATCTTCTTCAAATCTACGATCGTGAGATTCACAAAAGATTCTGCAAGGTCTTGAAGATCTTCTAGACCAATCCTTTCTATAGTTGTCGTCatcttatttttttatgaaacagTTTTAATCAGTTCGATCATTTTTCTTCGTCGGTTAAAGGTTTTGGCATTATCAAGGTCTTCCCTCTTTGGTGTAATAAGAGTTCAGTATCAAAGGATGACGGTAACCTTTCGTCCGATGTCTttttactagaacttggttgttgttctagagTTTGGATTTTTGTTTGAATATCCCTTAATGTTCCGagaatttttcttgttttcaaGGATTTCTTCGATTTTATGTGGTATATAATATAGCTGATTATCATAGTTCGTATCGTCTTTTGGATCTCTCTAAAATCTCCGGAGATTTTAGATGAATCCGAGACGAtttctaataattttttattttgaattaagtTTACTTAATATTCTGATTTGTTCCTCTTTGTGCATGTTATCTAACATCGGTTAGATCTTCTTgttaatattcaaaattattGAAATTAGTTCTGTAAATATTAAATCTCGAACATATGTTCAGATCCATAATTTTGATAAATAACCTCCTCGAACATTTAATTACACAATAATAATACTATTGtgtatttgaaataattttacttCGAATTTGATACTATTTTTTGTCAGTAAAACAAATATAGATATTTTCGACATTTTTGACATCGTTACAGGGTATAAACAAAGTTTATATAGTACAAAGAGTAAATAAAAAACTTATGCTTTGATTTGAAGatttatctcaaatttttcctattatttttacgatttttaaaaatagttaGATGACAATTTTCCGTAAAATATAATACGTACAATTAGTTTTAGTGATTTATTAAAAGAACAATATCAAATTATATGAGTAAAACGCCGTCGTTTAACTCGCTAACACTCGGTGTTCTCTCTAACCTTTTCACTCTCTCACAAACCCCTCTTGTTTTTGACCATTTTACTCTGCTCActtttctctctctctctctcatcaACGATTCTGCCTCCATGGCTTCTCGGAGGCTGTTAGCCTCGATCCTCCGATCCTCCGCCGCTCGCGCCTCTAGATCCCCATTCTTCGCCGCCCCCAAGCCCCGGACGCTGCACCGTCCCTCGCCCGCCGGTCACTTCCTGCACCGCTTTGCTGCTCACTACGCCACATCGTCCGCCGCGGCTGCCACCCCCTCCGCCCCTTCCCCGTCCGCGGGTGGGCTATCGGGGAAAATCACCGATGAGTTCACTGGCCAGGGCGCTATCGGGAAGGTGTGCCAGGTCATCGGAGCCGTCGTCGATGTGAGATTTGACGAGGGTTTACCCCCGATTTTGACGGCTTTGGAGGTGCTGGATAATCAGATAAGGCTTGTTTTGGAGGTGGCGCAGCACTTGGGTGAGAATGTGGTGAGGTGTATTGCTATGGATGGAACTGAAGGGTTGGTCCGAGGCCAGCGTGTCCTCAACACTGGATCCCCCATTACCGTGAGACACAAATACTTGTCCTTTTTATTGACTGATTTTTTAGATGGAATTGTTGTTGATTCTTTATCTTTTGGGGTTCAACCATGGTTGATTTTTAATTTCTTTGGAAGCATTTGAGTTCTTGGAGTGGAACTTAattttgacatgatttgagcgTGGTTTGAGCTAGATCGATCAGTGTTTTGGTTCATTCCTATTTCCTAGTATGAAATTGATTGGATTTGAGTTCTTTGTTTGGCGTGGCAAGACCTATTTTTCCTTCCTGCATTTTGCAGACGATCAAACGTGGACTTGAGGTGTCTTTATATGCAATTAGAGCGTTGTGTATGATTAGTTCTTCATGAGATGTATTGGGGGCAATTTGTTTTCACTAACGTCATTCGTTCATAGGTGCCTGTCGGTAGAGCTACCCTTGGACGCATCATTAACGTCATCGGAGAGCCGATTGATCACAGAGGCGATATTAGTAAGTGAATTTAtcctctttttgtttttgtttatgtttttgttttgttatgTATTTGGGTAAAGTAAAGTTGCACCTTTTATAACGAGTGATCTTTGTTGCAGACACTGAACACTTTTTACCAATTCACCGTGAAGCTCCTTCCTTCGTGGAGCAAGCAACAGAGCAACAAATTCTCGTCACTGGTATCAAGGTGCTTTCTGAACTCTAATCAGGCCAACTTTGTTTGATTACTTATGTTTTAATTGATGTTATTTACCATGGTGTACTTGTCAAACATTGGAGTTTTGATCATGATGCAAAACTATGCTGTGTTTTTTATCCCAGGTCGTCGACCTTCTTGCACCTTACCAAAGAGGAGGCAAAATTGGTTTATTTGGCGGTGCTGGTGTAGGAAAAACCGTGCTTATCATGGAACTGATTAATAATGTTGCAAAAGCTCATGGTTCGTTCCCTTGTTTGATGAATTTATATGCTAATTAGCTGTTGTTTCTCGGGCATGTCTGACTGTCTATTATTTTCTTTGCCAGGTGGTTTCTCTGTCTTTGCTGGTGTAGGAGAACGTACTCGAGAGGGCAATGATTTGTACAGGGAAATGATTGAGAGTGGTGTTATTAAGCTAGGTGACAAGCAGGTCTGCATGAATCAAGTTTCATAATtgttttatcaaatttgatCATGCCTTTTTTCTTATTCTTCTTTTGTATACTGAATTCTCAGTCTGAGAGCAAGTGTGCCCTTGTCTATGGTCAAATGAATGAACCGCCTGGCGCTCGTGCTCGTGTGGGACTTACTGGACTTACAGTGGCTGAACATTTCCGAGATGCAGAAGGACAAGATGTGCTCCTCTTTATTGACAATATCTTCCGTTTTACTCAGGTGAGTTTGGTGCATATGATCATTCTTGAAAAGTTCTTTGCGTTTGTGGCATATGTCCCATATGGTAATATGTACCGTTATAAACCCTTTCAGGCCAACTCAGAAGTGTCTGCTTTGCTTGGGCGTATCCCATCTGCCGTCGGATATCAACCTACGTTGGCTACCGATCTTGGAGGCCTTCAAGAACGCATTACTACTACTAAGAAAGGTTCCATTACATCTGTCCAAGCCATTTATGTGCCAGCTGATGACTTGACGGATCCAGCACCTGCAACCACCTTTGCTCACTTGGATGCCACAACTGTGTTATCTCGACAGGTATATGGAGTTTCTTGAATTTCCTCAAAGAAGCAGAATATAacaattcatttttttaatattgcAATTCTTGTTACTGTTTCGATTAGATTTCTGAGCTTGGTATCTATCCTGCCGTCGATCCTCTGGACTCAACATCTCGTATGCTTTCCCC
Encoded here:
- the LOC140837235 gene encoding ATP synthase subunit beta, mitochondrial; this encodes MASRRLLASILRSSAARASRSPFFAAPKPRTLHRPSPAGHFLHRFAAHYATSSAAAATPSAPSPSAGGLSGKITDEFTGQGAIGKVCQVIGAVVDVRFDEGLPPILTALEVLDNQIRLVLEVAQHLGENVVRCIAMDGTEGLVRGQRVLNTGSPITVPVGRATLGRIINVIGEPIDHRGDINTEHFLPIHREAPSFVEQATEQQILVTGIKVVDLLAPYQRGGKIGLFGGAGVGKTVLIMELINNVAKAHGGFSVFAGVGERTREGNDLYREMIESGVIKLGDKQSESKCALVYGQMNEPPGARARVGLTGLTVAEHFRDAEGQDVLLFIDNIFRFTQANSEVSALLGRIPSAVGYQPTLATDLGGLQERITTTKKGSITSVQAIYVPADDLTDPAPATTFAHLDATTVLSRQISELGIYPAVDPLDSTSRMLSPHILGEDHYNTARGVQKVLQNYKNLQDIIAILGMDELSEDDKLTVARARKIQRFLSQPFHVAEVFTGAPGKYVELKESVTSFQGVLDGKYDDLSEQSFYMVGGIEEVIAKAEKIAKESSA